The Pelmatolapia mariae isolate MD_Pm_ZW linkage group LG10_11, Pm_UMD_F_2, whole genome shotgun sequence genome includes a region encoding these proteins:
- the gra gene encoding uncharacterized protein C8orf88 homolog isoform X1 has product MSPSVKAALLSGLVEISRLKACLNLTDTRMEVSRRRILQKHLEPARPLRRCIPANIDPPVNPAAHVQVLMDQETNIGVEQFYKIINLHKQKKALPVPIRCFLSLLTRRALGGGVLDQRHHNFFLNSADIVKNDHKRALTSNRISYTRDFLIGLASCPEARKKPEFLPEHPIVLSEARDPEQLRLYEMRMSGEKDKMAAEGLHSP; this is encoded by the exons ATGTCTCCTTCTGTTAAGGCAGCACTGCTTAGTGGGCTTGTAGAAATTAGTAGGCTTAAAGCATGTTTGAACCTTACTGACACCAGAATGGAGGTATCTAGGAGAAGAATCCTTCAAAAGCACCTGGAGCCAGCGAGACCCCTGCGCCGCTGCATTCCTGCCAACATTG ATCCACCAGTAAATCCTGCTGCGCATGTCCAGGTGCTGATGGATCAAGag ACAAATATTGGTGTAGAGCAGTTCTACAAGATCATCAACCTTCATAAGCAGAAAAAAG CACTACCAGTCCCCATCAGATGTTTCTTGTCACTGCTGACCAGGCGTGCACTGGGAGGAGGAGTTTTGGACCAAAGGCATCACAATTTTTTCCTCAATTCAGCTGATATTGTGAAGAATGACCACAAGAGGGCCTTAACATCCA ACAGGATATCTTACACAAGGGACTTCTTAATTGGTCTGGCCAGTTGTCCAGAGGCCAGGAAGAAGCCAGAATTCTTGCCAGAGCACCCAATAGTGTTAAGTGAGGCA AGAGATCCTGAGCAACTAAGGCTTTATGAAATGAGGATGAGTGGCGAGAAAGATAAAAT ggcGGCTGAAGGGCTTCACTCACCTTGA
- the gra gene encoding uncharacterized protein C8orf88 homolog isoform X3, with product MSPSVKAALLSGLVEISRLKACLNLTDTRMEVSRRRILQKHLEPARPLRRCIPANIDPPVNPAAHVQVLMDQETNIGVEQFYKIINLHKQKKDRISYTRDFLIGLASCPEARKKPEFLPEHPIVLSEARDPEQLRLYEMRMSGEKDKMAAEGLHSP from the exons ATGTCTCCTTCTGTTAAGGCAGCACTGCTTAGTGGGCTTGTAGAAATTAGTAGGCTTAAAGCATGTTTGAACCTTACTGACACCAGAATGGAGGTATCTAGGAGAAGAATCCTTCAAAAGCACCTGGAGCCAGCGAGACCCCTGCGCCGCTGCATTCCTGCCAACATTG ATCCACCAGTAAATCCTGCTGCGCATGTCCAGGTGCTGATGGATCAAGag ACAAATATTGGTGTAGAGCAGTTCTACAAGATCATCAACCTTCATAAGCAGAAAAAAG ACAGGATATCTTACACAAGGGACTTCTTAATTGGTCTGGCCAGTTGTCCAGAGGCCAGGAAGAAGCCAGAATTCTTGCCAGAGCACCCAATAGTGTTAAGTGAGGCA AGAGATCCTGAGCAACTAAGGCTTTATGAAATGAGGATGAGTGGCGAGAAAGATAAAAT ggcGGCTGAAGGGCTTCACTCACCTTGA
- the gra gene encoding uncharacterized protein C8orf88 homolog isoform X2, with product MEVSRRRILQKHLEPARPLRRCIPANIDPPVNPAAHVQVLMDQETNIGVEQFYKIINLHKQKKALPVPIRCFLSLLTRRALGGGVLDQRHHNFFLNSADIVKNDHKRALTSNRISYTRDFLIGLASCPEARKKPEFLPEHPIVLSEARDPEQLRLYEMRMSGEKDKMAAEGLHSP from the exons ATGGAGGTATCTAGGAGAAGAATCCTTCAAAAGCACCTGGAGCCAGCGAGACCCCTGCGCCGCTGCATTCCTGCCAACATTG ATCCACCAGTAAATCCTGCTGCGCATGTCCAGGTGCTGATGGATCAAGag ACAAATATTGGTGTAGAGCAGTTCTACAAGATCATCAACCTTCATAAGCAGAAAAAAG CACTACCAGTCCCCATCAGATGTTTCTTGTCACTGCTGACCAGGCGTGCACTGGGAGGAGGAGTTTTGGACCAAAGGCATCACAATTTTTTCCTCAATTCAGCTGATATTGTGAAGAATGACCACAAGAGGGCCTTAACATCCA ACAGGATATCTTACACAAGGGACTTCTTAATTGGTCTGGCCAGTTGTCCAGAGGCCAGGAAGAAGCCAGAATTCTTGCCAGAGCACCCAATAGTGTTAAGTGAGGCA AGAGATCCTGAGCAACTAAGGCTTTATGAAATGAGGATGAGTGGCGAGAAAGATAAAAT ggcGGCTGAAGGGCTTCACTCACCTTGA
- the upp1 gene encoding uridine phosphorylase 1, whose product MDSKDEGSAPCSSPVCVHNPHLDALKEDILYHFSLGTETHSLQDMFGDVKFVCVGGSPWRMKAFTEYIAAELGMEDPKSEYPNICAGTDRYAMYKVGPVLSVSHGMGIPSIAIMLHELIKLLYHAKCTDVTIIRIGTSGGVGLEPGTVVVTKQSVDPTFQPRFEQVILGKTVVRNTDLDQSLAEDLLQCSKELNQFKTVVGNTMCTLDFYEGQARLDGAFCSYTEEDKQDYLNKAQEAGVCNIEMESSVFAAMCKLSGLRAAVVCVTLLDRLKGDQLRSSHEVLHSYQQRPQILVGYYIKKQLNAKAKDS is encoded by the exons ATGGACTCCAAGGACGAAGGAAGCGCTCCGTGCAGCAG CCCTGTTTGTGTGCACAACCCACACCTGGATGCACTGAAAGAAGACATCCTCTACCACTTCAGTCTAGGAACTGAAACTCATAGCCTACAAGATATGTTTGGTGATGTCAAA tttgtttgtgtgggtgGGAGTCCCTGGAGAATGAAAGCATTCACTGAGTACATCGCAGCTGAGCTCGGTATGGAAGACCCCAAATCTGAGTATCCAAATATCTGTGCCGGGACGGATCGTTACGCCATGTACAAAGTTGGCCCTGTCCTCTCTGTTAGT CACGGAATGGGCATCCCATCTATTGCCATAATGTTGCATGAGCTAATAAAGCTCCTCTATCATGCAAAGTGCACAGATGTTACAATTATACGCATTGGGACATCAGGTGGAGTAG GACTTGAACCTGGCACTGTTGTTGTCACCAAGCAGTCTGTGGATCCCACCTTTCAGCCCAGGTTTGAGCAGGTGATCCTTGGGAAGACCGTGGTGCGCAATACTGATCTGGACCAAAGCCTGGCTGAGGACCTGCTGCAGTGCAGCAAGGAGCTAAACCAGTTTAAGACAGTTGTAGGCAACACCATGTGCACACTGGATTTCTATGAAG GGCAAGCCCGTTTGGATGGCGCTTTCTGCTCCTACACTGAGGAGGACAAGCAAGACTACCTCAACAAAGCTCAGGAAGCGGGAGTTTGTAATATAGAGATGGAGTCATCAGTGTTTGCTGCTATGTGCAAACTGAGTGGTCTACGAG CGGCTGTGGTTTGCGTCACGCTCCTGGATCGGCTGAAGGGAGATCAGCTGCGCAGCTCTCACGAAGTTCTTCACAGTTACCAGCAGCGTCCTCAGATACTGGTCGGCTACTACATTAAGAAGCAGTTGAATGCCAAAGCGAAAGATAGCTAA
- the stmn2a gene encoding stathmin-2a yields the protein MAKTATAYKEKMKELSVLSLICSCFYPEPRNKLVCDFEDMEVKPINKRASGQAFEVILKPQSPVSDVAHNLPSPPKRDISLEDIEKKLEAAEERRKYQEAQVLRALAEKREHERDVLLKAMEENSNFSKMAEEKLQMKMEQIKENREAHLAAMMERLQGKERHAAVVRRNKELRDELTA from the exons ATGGCTAAAACAGCAACCG CATACAAAGAGAAGATGAAGGAGCTGTCTGTCCTCTCCCTCATCTGCTCCTGCTTCTACCCAGAGCCACGCAACAAGCTTGTGTGTGACTTTGAAG ACATGGAGGTGAAACCTATAAACAAGCGGGCCTCGGGTCAGGCTTTTGAGGTGATTCTCAAgcctcagtctccagtgtcagATGTAGCCCACAACCTTCCCTCACCCCCAAAGAGGGATATCTCCTTGGAGGACATTGAGAAGAAACTCGAGGCAGCTGAAGAACGGAGGAAG TACCAAGAGGCCCAGGTGCTGAGGGCTTTGGCAGAAAAGCGAGAACATGAGAGGGACGTGTTGCTAAAGGCCATGGAAGAGAACAGTAATTTCAGCAAGATGGCTGAGGAGAAGCTCCAGATGAAGATGGAGCAGATCAAGGAGAACCGTGAAGCCCACCTGGCGGCCATGATGGAGCGCCTACAAGGGAAG GAGAGACACGCGGCTGTGGTGCGCAGAAACAAAGAGCTGAGGGACGAGCTGACAGCATGA
- the LOC134636631 gene encoding hairy/enhancer-of-split related with YRPW motif protein 1: protein MKRSHNYSSSDSDLDDTVEVEKDSGDENGQIDSHGSMSPSTTTQVQARKRRRGIIEKRRRDRINNSLSELRRLVPSAFEKQGSAKLEKAEILQMTVDHLKMLHASGGKGYFEAHALAKDYRSLGFRECLAETARYLSIIEGRDSTDSLRVRLVSHLSNYASQREVHTGLEHLAWGSAYGATPAHLPHPLLVQHPQGRTPASRTTSSQAPSSSSSPSSSSSSSSSSSTETSGTSRLSAMPPTESLRVPPNGSLPLSLPMPTTKLSPPLVSSLSSLSAFPLSFSAFPLLSPTAVSTVSPSSTLSKPYRPWGMEIGAF from the exons ATGAAGCGAAGTCACAACTACAGCTCATCGGACAGCGACCTGGACGACACTGTTGAGGTGGAGAAGGACAGTGGGGATGAAAATGG TCAAATTGACTCCCACGGATCGATGTCACCCTCCACAACCACGCAAGTCCAAGCCAGAAAAAGGCGCAGAGGG ATCATTGAGAAACGTAGACGTGACCGGATCAACAACAGTTTGTCAGAGCTGAGAAGATTGGTGCCGAGTGCTTTTGAGAAACAG GGATCTGCTAAACTGGAGAAAGCAGAAATACTCCAAATGACAGTGGACCATTTGAAGATGCTTCATGCTTCTGGTGGGAAAG GTTACTTTGAAGCTCATGCTCTTGCTAAGGATTACCGCAGCCTGGGCTTCAGGGAGTGCCTGGCAGAGACAGCTCGCTACCTGAGCATCATAGAGGGTCGGGACAGCACAGACTCCCTCCGTGTACGTTTGGTGTCCCACCTCAGCAACTATGCCTCTCAGAGGGAGGTGCACACTGGACTGGAACACTTAGCCTGGGGCTCTGCTTACGGGGCTACTCCTGCCCATCTACCCCACCCACTCCTTGTACAGCACCCCCAGGGCAGGACACCTGCATCCAGAACCACCAGTAGCCAggccccttcctcctcctcttcaccctcatcatcttcctcctcctcctcctcctcctccactgaGACATCTGGGACATCCAGACTCAGTGCCATGCCCCCCACAGAGTCCCTCAGGGTTCCTCCCAATGGCTCTCTACCCCTCAGTCTTCCCATGCCAACTACCAAGCTTTCTCCACCACTGGTCTCATCTCTGTCCTCGCTTTCGGCCTTCCCCCTCTCCTTTAGCGCATTCCCTCTCCTTTCCCCGACAGCCGTCAGCACCGTGAGTCCCTCCTCCACACTGTCAAAACCTTACAGGCCATGGGGCATGGAGATCGGGGCCTTCTGA